ATGATCGACATAATCCAGTGATTGCTAACTGTAGTTTTCTTGTCAAGGAGAAATCAGATGGAGTGACTCGATGGAGTTCAAGAAAAGATCAGATCAGATGCAAGTTACGGGTAGAAAATGACAAGGCACTTAGAACCCTACTTGCATGTGGACAGAGAGAACTTGGTTCTCAAATGTCAGGTCTATATAGAGATCAATCCGTTTTTGTTTAAAGCAGAAACAGTGGGAAGGTCATATAATTTTGAGTTTAATTAGTAGGTCATGAGAACAGTAGTATAGTAGGAATCTGTTGTAGAAGATTGAAGTTAGTAAGTCAGGGATTATTTTTAGTATATAGGTCTTTAAAAAAAGGAGCTGCATAACCTAATCTTATTCGGATTTCATGATCCATAATCTGGATGAGTCATGCCTTTTTCGATCTTTGGTAAGAGGAATGCTTAGATCGAACTGACCTGCAGGTGGCTCTTGATCTCATCGCCGGTGAGTTCATCCACCTCCATCAGTTTCCTGATTTGTTTCGGTGTTGCAGCTGCACTCAAGCAATTAATATTCACAGACTGATAAGTACCGACACATGGAGAAGAAGAAAACCTTAGTTGGGAACCCACCATGGCAGCCACCGAGCTGCTCCAGTGCATGCAAGAACCGTTCATGGAGATCTTCTGTCCAATATCGCCTCATCTTTCGTCGTCTATGCCgaaacttctccttcttctccccgTCTGTGCCACCATTGTCGTCACCTTCTCCACCGGCAGGTCCAGTGATCGGTGCAGCTGCATCCTCTTCTTTGTCGGAAGACTGGGAGTCTCCCCAGCTCTTCGTCGCCTTAAGCATTTAGAGATCTACTAGTATCAGTGCATGACCAAATCTGGAGTACCAAAGGAGATGAACATTAGTTTCGTAGCCCCACCATTCTGGGCCATGGATGCTGCTGCTTACTCCCCGAGACTTCTGAAGACATGGAACTGGGTCTCAAGGAGATCCATTCCTTTTCTGCGAGCTCATGGCTTAGAGTGAGATCTCTAACCATCAGCTGCTGCCTGTAGCTCTCGATCGCTGGGTGCATGATGGAACGATTAGAGTAAGCacacaagagagagagaaacatgaGGAGGAAGCCATTAGCGTGTAATTACTTTGGTTGATGAGATGCAGACATAGCGGCAGCTCGCGGTGGAAGACTTCCACCTTTCGACGCTCCTCGTCGAGAGCATCGATCAGTTCCTGAAACCTGCGAGCGTTCTCCATCTCCTTCCGATCTGGTAGAAGCCAAAGGAAAAGGTGATGTTAGAGACGATCTCAGAATAGGAACAACAGAGTCGGATGGTCGCATAAGCACCAAGAATCATCTTGGGGATTTCTTCTCTGAACTGGATTGAAGTCAGACATGGTGAGAAGATAAGATCAAGAACTCTGCAAAAGTAAGGTTGTCGACGTTAGATTTGATCGTTGAAGAGGTGGTGGAAGCAAATTGTGAGAGGATTGTTGAGTAGAATATGCGTGGATATGCCCTAAAGGATATGCTAAATTAACAAGTCATGGCATGCAGCAGCACAAGGTTGTGTTATTATATAGACCGTAGTGGACATTTCCAAGGGACCTCAACCCATGGAACATTTCCACCCCTTGGTGTGTTAGCTCTTGTATTGGCTTTGCACACTCATCTATGGCTCCATTGAACTGGACAAAGCAAAAGCATATCCTTGTTAACAAGGAAAAGTTTCTTTTCTTAGTCATATTGTTCATATCTTTTTTGCATTAGTTAACAATGAAAATTGGAATtggaaatatatttattaaaccaTAAAAAAGTATATTGTAACAAATATGAAAGATATATCAagcaataatatattatttaatcaTTGTACCTCCATTATTTATCTtgtgtaaaaataaaaatgaaaactgtgACTCGAAATTATTCACCATTAAAGTTTTTGCATAACATATTCCTTACTTGGCCTTGGTTTAATTATTTGTCACAAGATGattaagtattgtatgcatagtGCCACATACATTGAACCAAGCCAGAGTTTCGTAATGCGCAATGGATGTGTGCATAAGTTCTTTTGACATAGAAAGCAAATCAACCCGTCAAAATGGATGT
Above is a genomic segment from Musa acuminata AAA Group cultivar baxijiao chromosome BXJ3-4, Cavendish_Baxijiao_AAA, whole genome shotgun sequence containing:
- the LOC135635682 gene encoding transcription factor NIGTH1-like; its protein translation is MILDRKEMENARRFQELIDALDEERRKVEVFHRELPLCLHLINQTIESYRQQLMVRDLTLSHELAEKEWISLRPSSMSSEVSGSKQQHPWPRMATKSWGDSQSSDKEEDAAAPITGPAGGEGDDNGGTDGEKKEKFRHRRRKMRRYWTEDLHERFLHALEQLGGCHAATPKQIRKLMEVDELTGDEIKSHLQKFRIQSRRTSSMHDSSSNTSSADFVVVRGIWIPTPEYSSICMAADEAAAHPGQVADTPETEKFAPVANEQETK